ATTTAACAAAACGCTACGAGGATGGCGTCCTCGCGCTTGATCATGTCTCATTCCAAGTCCGGTCCGGCGAAATCTTTGCGATGCTCGGAGGTAACGGTGCTGGCAAGACTACGACCATCAACCTGTTTCTCAATTTCATCGAACCCACTGAAGGCGAAGCACGCATCAATGGTATCGTATCGCATCTTGACCCGTTGAAGGCAAAAGAACACATCGCTTTCGTATCTGAGAATGTGATGCTGTACGCCAATTTTACCGCACTTCAGAATCTTGATTTCTTTGCTCGGCTTGGCGGTCAAACACATTACACTCGCGAAGATTACCACAATGTGTTGTTGCGGGTCGGCTTGGCAAAGGAAGCTCACAACAAACGCCTGCGCGGTTACTCCAAGGGTATGAGACAGAAGTGCGGTATTGCCATCGCCATCCTGAAAAATGCACCGGCGATTCTTTTGGACGAACCAACATCGGGACTTGACCCTAAAGCCGGACACGATTTCATAGAACTGCTGGGATCGCTGCGCGCCGAAGGCAAGGCAATCTTAATGTCGACACATGATATCTTCCGCGCCAAGGAAATTGCGGACACTGTGGCGATCATGAACGACGGCAAAATCATCATGCAACGTCCTGCCGCAGCTTTGGTCGATCTCGACCTCGAACAGCTATACATGCAGTATATGGCCGGTCGAACATCGGAACTTGTAGGTTAGGCGGAGGACTGCATGCTAAAGACCCTGATAGAAAAAGAGATCCGCGACATCGTCGGCTCAGCCAAATTCGCTGTTATCTTTGGCGCTTGCGCGATCTTGATATTGACGTCCTTCTATGTCGGCGCACGTACCTATCAAGCCAACCGTTCCCAATATGAAGCGGCCAAGGCCGAGAACTTGCGTCAATTCGAGGGTATGACCGACTGGTTCAATGTCCAGCAGCATCGCATTTTCCTGCCGCCACAGCCGCTGGCTTCGCTCGTTAATGGAATATCCAACGATATCGGCCGCACCACGGAGGTTTGGGGGCGCGGTGAATTGTCGGCACAAGATAGCAAGTTCGGTGATGAACCGATTTATGCCGTCTTTAGGTTTCTCGACTTGGAGTTTATGTTCCAGGTGGTGCTTTCGTTGTTCGCAGTACTTTTGGGCTACGATGCCATTAGCGGAGAGAAAGAGCGCGGAACACTCAAGCTCTCATTCGCCAACGCTGTCCCTCGCGACAAGTACATTCTCGGCAAAATCATCGGCAGCTTGGCGGCTCTGACCATACCATTGATTGCCGCTCTGGGCATCGGCTGTTTGCTGCTCCCAATACTAGGCGTTCCGCTTTCGGGTGATGATTGGACCCGGCTCGCTTTGATTATCCTTACTGGAATACTCTACTTCGCCGCCTTCCTGACACTGTCAATCTTCGTGTCTGCGCGTACGGTGCGATCCTCAAGCTCATTTCTTGTCTTATTGGTCGTCTGGATTCTTTGCGTCTTGATCGTGCCACGCGCCTCCGTCTTGCTGGCTGGACGCGCTGTTGATGTACCTTCGGTTGACGAACTTGCCGCACAGAAAGCAAAGTTCCAGCAACAGCAGTGGCAGGAAGACCGCGCTAGCTGGGCAAATTTCAAACCGTCCAACAAGGAAGATCCCGCTGCGATGATGGATGAACTGAATCGATACATGGAAGAGCAGGCTGATATTCGCGACAAGAAGATGCAGGAGCTGACTTCGCGCCTCAATGAACAGCGCCTTAACAAGCAGATGGAACAGCAGGACCTCGCCTTCAACTTCGCCCGCATTTCTCCGGCGGCTACGCTTTCACTTGGCGTTACCAGCCTGGCGGGAACTTCGATCTCGCTCAAGGATCATTATGGAGACGAAGCAAAGGCGTACCAATCATCTTATGCGAACTTCATGAAGGAGAAAACCGGCACGAACCCCGGCGGGCGAATGTTCATGTTCCGCACCAAAATTGAAGACGGTGAAGAAGTGAAACCTGAGCCTATCAATCCGCAGGAACTTCCCCAATTTGAGTATCACCAGCCCGATTTGGCGCAGTCTATTTCTTCAGCAGCGCTTGATATGGGGCTCTTGGCCTTCTTTAACCTGTTGTTCTTCGCCGGAGCGTTTGTGTCGTTCCTGCGCTATGATGTTCGCTGATTGACCGGCAAGGAGAATCGAAATATGCTCTCAGTGTTGATACAGAAGGAACTCAAGGCGATTATCCTGAGTCCGAAGTTTACAGCCACATTTGTTATCTGCTCGGTGCTGATGTTGTTGAGCGTCTACATCGGGATTCAGGAGTATCAGAATTCAGTCAAGCAATATGAAGCCGGCAAGCAGTTGATCGATGAGGGTACTCGCGAAGCCACCTCGTGGAATTCGGTGCGTTATCGTGCTTATCGTGCTCCTGACCCGATGCAGATTTTCGTCTCGGGGCTCAATTACGACATCGGCAGGTGGTCGGCAATAAATCAGCAAAGTATGGTCAAGCTCCGCAATAGCTCATACTCTGATGATCCGATCTTTGCCGTTTTCAGATTCGTCGATTTTTCGTTCATCGTACTGGTCGTGCTTTCGTTGTTTGCGATCATGTTCACCTATGACGCTGTCAATGGCGAACGCGAGGACGGTACGCTGAAATTGGTGTTTGCCAATCCGGTGCCACGCGCCCGATTCATACTTGCCAAGTGCATCGGCGGCTGGCTGGGATTAGTGATTCCAATCTGCCTGCCAATTCTGTTGAGCGTTCTCCTGGTACAGCTATTCGGAATACCGTTCGCCGCCGATCACTGGCTGAGACTCTTCACCTTGATAGTCGCGGCAATTGCGTTTTTCACCTTTTTCATAATACTCGGAGTTCTGATATCGTCTCTGACCAAGCGTTCCAGTGTCTCGTTCCTATTGGCATTGGTGGCATGGATTGTCTTTGTGCTGATTGTCCCTCGTGCGGGAATCATAGCCGCAGGACAGATTCTTCCCGTTCCAAGCACGGCAGAAGTCGAAGGGCAGGTACAGAGCTTCTCAAAGGATCGTTGGGCAACATTTTACACTGCTCAAGAAGAGCGCTGGCGAGAAAGGAGCGTTCATACAGACAACCCTGACGGAGAAAATGCTCCAGTCGAAGATGAAAAGCTCTGGCAATACCTCGAAGAAGATGATGCCGCACGAAAGGCGGTCCAACTGGAGATTGACGAGTTTGACCGGAAGCTTAACGACGATCTTCGTCATCGTCGCGCCGCACAAGAACGGCTGGCATTCTCCCTTTCGCGCGTTTCACCGGCATCGGCATTCCAGCTTGCTGCCATGGATCTTGCAGGATCAGACATAGCTCTCAAAACACGCAATGAAGAATCTATGGACATCTTCCGAACCGAGTATACGCAGTTCATCCAGGCAAAACAGGCGGAGTCCGGTCCCGGTGCGGGAGCGTTTACGATTCAAATAGACACAGAAAAAGGCGTATCGATCGGAACACCACGAGACCAAGCAGCAATCGATGCTTCTCAGTTGCCGACTTTCGTCTCCCCATCTTATGGATTTTCCGATGCGGCGAAGACATTTCTACTCGATTTTGGATTACTCTTGATATTCTCGATAGTCGCATTTGGCGGTGCGTTTGCTGCATTCCTGCGCTACGACGTAAGGTAATGATTGGCAGTCAAAACCAGAATGAAGCTCTTATAGAGATGTCTTGCTCGTTCCTTCGAATCTTGCTGAGGGAACGAGCATGAAGAAATATTGTCCGACACTCCATTTGCTATGAAATCGGAATCCAGTACGCGATTTTGAACGCGACAAAATCTTCGCCCTGAGCTCCAAATGAATCGAAAAGCGCACTGGGGCTGACCGTCTTTCCAATATCCTTGTCCTCACCGAGATTGCGTTGCCACACCAGATATATGGTACTGCCCGGGTGAAATTCCCAGCGCATCACAACATTACTTCTGAAAGAGCGCGCGCCAAAATCCAGAAACGGCAACGTAAAGCTCTCAGCGCCATCAGTAACTTGATAGTACTTATCACCTGTATCGTCATCCTCAATCAGCTCGATTGAACTGCCTTCAGAGGATTCGTAATACCTCAAATCGTGACTTCTTGCCTTGACTAGTTCGCCGTGCTGATGGAACTTGCCATTCGCGGCATAGGGTTCCGCATATACCTCAAGACTGAAGTTGGAGGTGAAGTAGTAGTTCATTCTAATGGTCGCTGAAATCGTCGTTCGCGCGATGCGGGACAAGACATAGCGAACGCCATAAGTCCCTTCACCACCGCCGTGCCCGGCCACGGAGGTTACGTACTGTCGAGGTTGATCCTCGCGAGTGTAACTCGGATTCACTGCGAACTCCATCCGATTACCGATCCGGGTTGACATCGAGGTTCCCCAACTCCAAAGCCAACCGTCGAGTTCGTCAACACCATAGTTAAAGGACGCGCTGAACACAGTAGTCCCGGTAAAATTGGTGTTTATCCCGAGATTGGTTGAATATCCAGCTTCGTTTTGCATTGATGGTCCACCGCGGGTCCGAGCATCGTCCTGACCCGGAAATTGGCGCTTGACGGTCCAATCAAAGCTCACGTAGTTGGGTAAAGTGAATTCTGAGAAAAGCCCACCCTCGCTGAATTGTCGATTCCCGCCATAGTTCCAGTTGGCATAGCCGAATGCTTCCACATAGTAGCTCCGAAAGACCTTTCCGGGCTTGTTCTCTTGATAACCAACATACATACTGGCATCGAGATCGTCTGCCTGCCCGAGTACGCCTGCGTCGTTCAGTTCGAAGTTGGGCGACTCGGCATTAAACGACAGATCCCAGACCCAGTGCTTTCCGCCAGATTTTTTCAATCCAATCTGCGACGCATAGCCAGTCAAGGATGTGCGCGTTGAATCAAATTCTATGTAATCGGCGTCCGGTCGCTGGAAATACCTCGCGCTTGACTGCTGCGCCCGACGGATAGCCGATTTCGAGCCGCGTATGTGGCTGAATCCGCTGTGGCCATACAATTCGTAAAGGCCCTGTTTGAACTTGAGTCGCCAGTCGGCGCCGCCGGTTATTGCGCTCTTGCGAAGCCTATCTTCCAATCGGCCAACGCCGTTGAGATCTCTGCCGACACTGGTCAACGAAATTCCAACAGTCGAACGCTCCTTGCCAAATTGCTGCTCAACGCGCGCAACAGAGTACAATGTCATTGGCTCTATTTGCGTCTTATAGGTTGAGTCAGTCTCACGATCATAATTCTGCGCGTATTCACGCTGAGTCAATGCTGTCAGAAAGCCGATTGAGGTACCTGATTTCAACTTCCCGGTAATCTTGGACGCTCCAAGAATGGTCGAATTCGAAGGCTGGTGGACAATGTCCCCTATCCCGTTATCGCGAGGCGGACCGCCAACTCGACGCGAATAGAAATAGCTCGGACCATTGCCTTCGAGCAACAAACCGCCTTCGGTGAAAAATGGTCGCTTTTCGCTGTAAACTGTTTCGAATGCACTCAGATTGATTACCGCCGGATCCGCTTCAACCTGACCGAAGTCCGGATTGAAAGTCGCGTCAAGAGTCAAATTCGGACCAATCCCCATCTTGAGATCGCCGCCAATTCGCGGATCCAGGTCCTTGCCATCTTCGAATGGATTGCCGGTAAAATCACCGTCAACGAAGCTCGCATCAGACGCAAAGTAAGGCAGGATTTCGATGCGTTTTGAGGGCTTAATGCCCACTATGCCAGTCAAATCGCCGAACCGAGACACAAAGCCGGCTTCTTCACGGGGTGTATACACCCAATAACTGTCTTCATTGCGCTCTGGAATCCAGCGGTTGAAATTGATTCCCCAAACTTGTTCCTGCTTGGCAGTAAACCGCAATTGCGAGAATGGGACTGCGATCTCGGCAATCCAGCCCTTATCATCAACGCTGGTGTGGGCATGCCAGACCGGATTGAATGAGTAGTCAGCCCCCCCTTCAGAGTCCTCAGGATAGTACCGATCAAATCTCACGCCTGATGTGTTCACTCCAAATCCAAACCCGGTGCGGCGGTCATAGTATGAGTCGATCGATACGATGAACTGCTCAGCCGGGCCTTGATTGTCCCGTCGCTCCAAATGCATCCGCAACTGTTCCGGATTGTCGCAATAGAATCTGGCACCTACATAGAGCGTATGCTCGTCATACACAACTGCAACTTCAGTCTTCTCAAGCGGCTGTGCGCCTTCGTCAGGAAGTCGTTGCAGAAAGTCCGAATGAAACTCAGCTTGCTGCCAGATCGCATCATCCAACTTTCCGTCTATCTTGGGAGCATGCGGATTGGCTTTTACTGCTCGAATGTTTTTTCTGATAGAATTTGGATTTGTCTGCGCTATTACAGCGTCACTGCTGCCCGAGACCAGAATCCCGAAAAGCAGGAACGGCAATATGCATTTCCTTACCGAATGCATAAGTTCGCTTCCTTAACTCAAAAAGTACTCGCCTCGACTTCGACTCCGAAGGGCGTAAGCGATCTTGTTTCCCATTGTGGATATCAATTCTCCACTGAATACGCGTTACACTTGTGATTGTTTCGGAATTTTTGTTGCCGCCCCTCTACAACATCCATTCATTGGCAGCGATCAAGAATATAGTCGTTCAACTATGAGTACAAAGAAACCTTCCTCACGCATTTCGAACAAGCTTGGCAAGATGCCAGGCTCCCTCATCTATGTTGGCGTCGAACGCCGGGATCCAGTGACAATCGATGTCCTCCAATATTCCAACGACCAACACCAGGAATACCGCGCGGCATCGATCGATGACATTGTCGTACCGGCCGATCAGTCCCACATGGCGTGGATTAACATTGAAGGCGTGCACGACATCAGTATCATCGAGGGCATTGGACAGAAATTCGGCATCCACCCATTGATGCTCGAGGATATCGTCAATACAAATAAACGCCCTAAGTTCGAGGACATGGGTGAATACATGGTAACCATGCTCAAGATGCTCTACATCAAACCGGGCACGGACGAAATTCTCGCCGAACAGGTGAGTTTGGTTATAGGGAAGAATTATGTAATCTCGTTTCAGGAAGTCGAAGGCGACGTCTTCGAGCCAATTCGTGATCGCATTCGCAGGACCATCCCTCGACAGAAATTCCTCGGTGCCGACTATTTGGCGCATGCCTTGATTGATGCCGTCGTTGATCACTACTTTATTGTCATGGAGAGCATCGGCGACAAAGTCGAAGCAGCTCAAGATCACTTGATCAAGAACCCGAAGCCAGACAATCTGAACACAATATACTCTCTGAAACGTAAACTCATCGACTTGCGCCGCTGTATCTGGCCGTTGCGAGAAGTTCTCGGAGCATTTGAGCGTTGCGAATCGCCGCTGATTCACGACTACACACGGCTGTATATGCGTGATTTGTATGAACATGTTGTGCAGGTAGCTGATACCGTTGAAACCAATCGTGAAATGGTTTCCGGATTGCTGGAGATTTATCTAACGAGCCTGAGCAATCGCACCAACGAAATCATGCGATTGCTGACAGTGATTTCGACAATCTTCATTCCGCTGACATTTCTCGCTGGAGTCTATGGAATGAATTTTGACACTAATGCCGGTCCTCTGAGCATGCCCGAGCTTGGACTCCCGCTTGGCTACATCGGATTCTGGCTCCTCTCTTTACTGATAGTTGGTGGGCTCTTGTGGTTCTTCAAACGGCGGAAATGGTTGTGACGGCACCATTCTTAATCGAGAATCCTTTGTCCCGCTGATATGTCGTCATTCTTCCTATTGTTTGCAGTCGTCGTCTGGGGTTGGTCCTTCGTCGCGACAAAAATCTGTCTCGGCGAATTGAGCCCAATCGAACTTCTTGGCCTACGCGTCTTCATTGCTCTGCCGATTCTCTTCGCCATGGCTCGGTTCAAAGGCGCAAAGCTTGTTCGAAACCCCAACGTCTACAAACAACTCGCCATTGGGTCGGCGATTATCACCGCTCATTTCCTGATCCAGATTACAGGGCTTCAGTATACCTCTGCAACGAACACCGGATGGATCATCTCGATAACGCCGCTTGTGACCGTCGCTCTGTCTTATGTGTTTCTCAAAGAGCAGATAAGTCGCTTCACCATAATTGGCATAGTCGTCGCAACAACCGGAATCTTGTTGCTTGTCTCGCATGGTAACTTGTTGAATTTTGAGTGGCTCAAAAGCACCGGTGATTGGCTTATCTTGATATCCGCCCACACTTGGGCAATCTATACCGTGGCTACGCGCGACTTGACCCGTTCTCAGTCGCCTCTGATTGTTACGATCGGCGTTCTTATTCCTACTGCCGTATTGATGCTCGTTTATATGCTTCTGACTTCGAATTGGGGCAGTTTCTTGCTCCTGTCAGTGAAGGTCTACATAGCACTTGGCGTGTTAGCTATATTTGCCACGGCACTTGCACATTGGTTCTGGCAGGAAGGCGTTCGAGGAGTCGGAGCGGCGAGAGCCGGTATCTTTCTCTATCTTGAACCAATCGCTACTACGACTTTGGCAGTGCCGATGCTTAGTGAGCAGTTCGGCGTGTTTACTGCCATCGGTGGAGCATTGGTTCTGATCGGTGTTTACATTGCTCAACAAAGGCAGAAATCGAAATGAGCGCCGTTTCAGTTGCCGCGCTCGACGATCACGATCGCGATTGGGTTCGGCTGATTCTTAGCGGACATTGGGGCGGACCAGAGATTGTCACGCGGGGTGCTGTACATCAAGGCGATCAACTCCCCGGCTTCAAGGCGTTGATCAACAATGTTGCGGTCGGATTGTTAACTTATCGATTCTACCGCGACGAGTGTGAAATCATCTCTCTAAACAGCATGAGGGAACGGCTGGGGATTGGAACCATGTTGATGACAACGGTCTGTAACTGGGCCGCATCAAAACGATGTCATCGAGTCTGGCTGATTACCACTAATGACAATTCCTATGCCGTGAAACTCTATGAAAAACTGGGATTTCGAATTGCGGCCATACACGAAAACGCTCTTCTGGAATCCCGAAAACTCAAACCTTCCATCCCAATGCTCGGATTCAATGGCATCGAAATTCGCGATGAAATCGAGATGGAGCTACTGCTTCACAATCGCCCCCTGGTTTAGACGTGGGCAGCGATGAGCTTGCCGGCGGCTACGATGGGAGCAGCGTTTTGTTCAAGTTCGCGAAGTTGCACCTTACCACGGATTGAAATGGTTACGTACGTCGGCGCGTGCTTGCCTGTCCAGCAACCCGTATTGAAGTATCGAATTCCATTCTCGGGGAAGTCGATTTCCTCGGCGATGTGAGTGTGACCGCAGAATGCCGCAACGATACCTTTTCCTTTGCTAGATGCGTAGTTCACAATTCCATTTGCCACGGAGTCGTTAATGCGCAGCCAGGTCTTGCTCTTCTCTTTGACGAATCGGCTAATCCTCTGCTTTGGCCCGTCGAGCTGTTGAATCAGGTCGTAAATCCAAGACGGAACCTTGGAGATATTCGGATAATTGATGATCCACTTGTCGAATTGTTGACCGTGCATCGCGAAGTAACGTCTTCCGGCGATTTCCCATTCATATTCTTCATGCACCCTGATTCCTACCAGATGTGCCATCAACGGAACCAGCAATTCGTCGTGATTGCCTAGAACCCAGACAACCTCCGCATTGCTCTCTTCGTCTGTGATTTCACGAAACAGGCTCACTAGCTTCCAAGCGTACTTGTCGAGACGGCTGAAATTAAGGTCATCAAATATGTCGCCAAGCAGGATCAACTTACGAAATCTCCATCGCCTCTTGTCGATGCGGTAAGACTCGATCAATTCAAGGCACTCCTTGGCGCGGCTAACGCGCGAACCAAGGTGAACATCGGAGACAATTAGCGTGTGGATCGGCTCCGGGGAATCTGTCAATTCCTCGATTTCGAAATTCATGTGGTTCTCCCTTCATCAGTCAAAAGCATTCGTTCAACTGATAACGGAAGAACACTAAGGTTCTGGTAAGTTCTTGATTAGATTACTATTAATTCAACGACGGAGGGAGTCTCTCCTAAGTCGTTGATTACTTGAGGATTACAGTTCCGAATTCACGAAGAGATCCGGCGCAGCTCTCTGCGTACATTGGATTATCTCACGATCGTGCTCGGTCAGTGCATTGCGTTCAATCAATCCCTGTACTGCCTTCTGCAGAAGCACCATCTTGTCGTGAATTGGGATTAGAGCCGGATAGTACTCGTTGTTGAAGAAAATCAAATAGCGTTCGCGAGTACGTTGATCATTTAGCATTTTTCCGATCGCCTGCTCGAGCTCGGCACCAGTCAGGTTCTCGAGTTCTGTCTTTGGTGATCTCATAAGAGCGCCGGTCGAAGCGAGATTATTCTGGCAGCGGAACACCATTTGCCACACATCAACCATACCGATCGAATTGACTACCAGGATATTAACGCTTATCCGCCCGCCTTCTGGTTCAGCTCGCACACCTTGCAAGTATGGAATAAAGAAATTGTCAGTTATCGCACCAAACGCGCTTATGCCGCCCGCCATTGGATCATCAAGGATGTCCTTGATAGTGAAGTATGGCTTACGTTGGAATCGCGCATCCTGAATCAGCATGAACTCTTCTTCAGTGAAGTGAAACCGTTCTTTCCACAGTTCTTCAGGCGCCAGATCCTTCCGGGTCAGAGATGACTGACTGGTCAACATACCAATCGCCTGTCCTCCGCGCCATACCAGCGGCAATACTCCGACGGCCCACTCGGCGGAGCCGCCAATCTCTCCAATCATACTTGACAAAGTTCGGCTATCCGGGAAGTTCAGGCCTTCCAGTCCAAGAACGATTCCAGGCATCAAATCCCCGTCCTTATCGAACGGCGTTGCAACTCCAGCTTTGTTCAATGTATCCATTGCAAAAGAATGGCGTGGACGATCAAGGAAGAACGTGCTCAATTTGTCTACGGAAGAATATCCGTGTGCCTGTGCCATGATCTCGGCGATTTCGACTAACTTGGTCTCGCGCGGATTGAATTCTTCGAAATGTACACCAGCCATCCACCGCTGGACATAAGTGTCCGGTAAGTGTCTTTTCACGCCGGACTCTGTAACTACCATTGCCGTGAAACTGGAATGCGAGCCTTCTACGGACTTGGTTGTTCCGTCGATTACGTCATTTCCCAGCGACAAAAGTGACACATTCTGCGGCAGCTTCAGACCATACTTGGCGCGGTGTTCCGGCTTTCCAAAAACTGCTCCGACCGCGATTGTCGGATTGCCGCCTGCTTCGACCCCAGGTTTCACACGGACACCCTCAGTGATCGCCGACTCAATAATAATCTCTTCGCCAACTGGTAATGTTTCGGCGGTGGTTTGCAGAACTTCCGCCATTACCTGAGCAGCAGTGCGATCATTTGCTCGTTTGAGGTTGTCTTTTACTTCGTTCGTCACAAGATGCTTTGGTACGGCGTTTAGACTACCCCGTCCGTGAAGTCCCACTGAGATCGCCGACAGCGCAGCGGAGACGATGACCGACTGGCGCACTTGGCGATTTCGCAGCGCCCCAAGATTGGATTTGGGATTTACTCGATTGGACAAGTTGAGAATAGCGCAGGCCTCAAGCTCAAGTTCGTAGTTTGCCAACACGGCGCGGTGGCGATGGTTAAACTCGATAACTCGATCTCGCTCGAAACCAAATTCGACCATCGGACCTGTATACTTAAGTCTCTGAACAGCTACATCATAACGCAGGTTGTTCGCCATTTAAACCTGTCCTTCTTATCTGCTTGTCATAAAAGGGAGTAAATGAATCAACATCGAGATAATTATACAGCTTAATATCAAGCCAATCAAGCATTATCTCTCTCGCGGACCGATCATGTTCTCCGGTGTCAAGAGCTTGTCAAGTTGTTCTACCGACAGCAACTTCTTCTCCAAAACCAAGTCATAAACACTTCGGTTAGTACGCAGCGCTTCCTTGGCCAGATCGGTCGAGACTTCGTATCCAAGGACCGGATTGAGCGCTGTTACCAAACCGATAGAGTTTTGGACCATCTTTCGGCAGTGCTCCACATTCGCGGTGATTCCATCAATACACCTGTGCCTCAGCGTGAACATTCCATTCTTGAGAACCTCTATTGACTCGAATATACTATGAGCAATAATCGGCTCCATCACATTGAGCTGCAATTGCCCTGCCTCGGCGGCGAGTGTGACAGTCAGATCATTGCCGATCACCAGAAATGCAATCTGATTTACAACCTCCGGTATCACGGGATTCACTTTCCCCGGCATGATCGTCGACCCCGGCTGCATTGGCGGTAGATTAATCTCGTTCAATCCCGCGCGTGGACCGGATGATAAGAGCCGAAGGTCATTCGCGATTTTTGATAGCTTAATTGCGAGCCTTTTAATAGCCGAGGAGTACATAACGAATGCCCCGGTATCTTGTGTCGCTTCGACTAGATTCTTTGCCAGCTTTATGTCGAGCCCGGTGATCTCCCTCAACTCCTTAATTACCAGCTTTGAGTAACGAGGGTCGGCGTTGATCCCGGTTCCGATTGCTGTGCCGCCCATGTTTACCTCAAGAAACAGTGCCACATTCTGTTCCAGTCGATCAATTTCTTCTTCAAGCATAACCGCATAAGCTTCAAACTCCTGCCCCAGTGTCATGGGAACGGCGTCCTGAAGCTGTGTTCGACCCATTTTGATCACGCTCTTGAACTCTTCAGCTTTGGCATAGAACGACGAAATCAACTGCTTAAGCACTTCGATTAGCTTGCCGTTGGCGTTGATCAGAGCAATCTTCAGCGCCGTCGGATAGGCGTCGTTAGTAGATTGTGATAGATTCACGTGGTTGTTGGGGTGGCAGTACTTATACTCGCCTCGCTCATAGCCGAGAATTTCTAGAGCGCGATTGGCGATGACTTCGTTTGCATTCATGTTCGTCGATGTACCCGCACCGCCCTGAATCATGTCCACCACAAATTGGGTGTGCCAGCGACCATTGGTGATCTCCAGGCAAGCCTGCACAACTGCGTTTCCAATTGGCTCCGGCAGTGCCCCCAACTGCATATTTGCCCGTGCCGCTCCCATCTTGACAACCGCTAAAGCCCGGATGAAGTCTGGATAATATGCCAGAGAGATACCGCTGATATTGAAATTCTCCAATGCACGCATCGTCTGGATACCATATAGATATTCCGACGGAACTTCTCTGTCGCCGAGCAAGTCGTGTTCTGTGCGAGTTCGTCCAGAAACATATTGTGCTGCAACATTTACGACCCGCGTGCTCGCCTGACGCATCCTTCGCGAAATCACCCGGGCGATCCGGGAGATCAGTTTGAATCCAATAG
This genomic interval from bacterium contains the following:
- a CDS encoding ABC transporter permease subunit; its protein translation is MLSVLIQKELKAIILSPKFTATFVICSVLMLLSVYIGIQEYQNSVKQYEAGKQLIDEGTREATSWNSVRYRAYRAPDPMQIFVSGLNYDIGRWSAINQQSMVKLRNSSYSDDPIFAVFRFVDFSFIVLVVLSLFAIMFTYDAVNGEREDGTLKLVFANPVPRARFILAKCIGGWLGLVIPICLPILLSVLLVQLFGIPFAADHWLRLFTLIVAAIAFFTFFIILGVLISSLTKRSSVSFLLALVAWIVFVLIVPRAGIIAAGQILPVPSTAEVEGQVQSFSKDRWATFYTAQEERWRERSVHTDNPDGENAPVEDEKLWQYLEEDDAARKAVQLEIDEFDRKLNDDLRHRRAAQERLAFSLSRVSPASAFQLAAMDLAGSDIALKTRNEESMDIFRTEYTQFIQAKQAESGPGAGAFTIQIDTEKGVSIGTPRDQAAIDASQLPTFVSPSYGFSDAAKTFLLDFGLLLIFSIVAFGGAFAAFLRYDVR
- a CDS encoding ABC transporter permease, translated to MLKTLIEKEIRDIVGSAKFAVIFGACAILILTSFYVGARTYQANRSQYEAAKAENLRQFEGMTDWFNVQQHRIFLPPQPLASLVNGISNDIGRTTEVWGRGELSAQDSKFGDEPIYAVFRFLDLEFMFQVVLSLFAVLLGYDAISGEKERGTLKLSFANAVPRDKYILGKIIGSLAALTIPLIAALGIGCLLLPILGVPLSGDDWTRLALIILTGILYFAAFLTLSIFVSARTVRSSSSFLVLLVVWILCVLIVPRASVLLAGRAVDVPSVDELAAQKAKFQQQQWQEDRASWANFKPSNKEDPAAMMDELNRYMEEQADIRDKKMQELTSRLNEQRLNKQMEQQDLAFNFARISPAATLSLGVTSLAGTSISLKDHYGDEAKAYQSSYANFMKEKTGTNPGGRMFMFRTKIEDGEEVKPEPINPQELPQFEYHQPDLAQSISSAALDMGLLAFFNLLFFAGAFVSFLRYDVR
- the corA gene encoding magnesium/cobalt transporter CorA, producing MSTKKPSSRISNKLGKMPGSLIYVGVERRDPVTIDVLQYSNDQHQEYRAASIDDIVVPADQSHMAWINIEGVHDISIIEGIGQKFGIHPLMLEDIVNTNKRPKFEDMGEYMVTMLKMLYIKPGTDEILAEQVSLVIGKNYVISFQEVEGDVFEPIRDRIRRTIPRQKFLGADYLAHALIDAVVDHYFIVMESIGDKVEAAQDHLIKNPKPDNLNTIYSLKRKLIDLRRCIWPLREVLGAFERCESPLIHDYTRLYMRDLYEHVVQVADTVETNREMVSGLLEIYLTSLSNRTNEIMRLLTVISTIFIPLTFLAGVYGMNFDTNAGPLSMPELGLPLGYIGFWLLSLLIVGGLLWFFKRRKWL
- a CDS encoding ABC transporter ATP-binding protein; its protein translation is MLEAVNLTKRYEDGVLALDHVSFQVRSGEIFAMLGGNGAGKTTTINLFLNFIEPTEGEARINGIVSHLDPLKAKEHIAFVSENVMLYANFTALQNLDFFARLGGQTHYTREDYHNVLLRVGLAKEAHNKRLRGYSKGMRQKCGIAIAILKNAPAILLDEPTSGLDPKAGHDFIELLGSLRAEGKAILMSTHDIFRAKEIADTVAIMNDGKIIMQRPAAALVDLDLEQLYMQYMAGRTSELVG
- a CDS encoding carbohydrate binding family 9 domain-containing protein; translation: MPFLLFGILVSGSSDAVIAQTNPNSIRKNIRAVKANPHAPKIDGKLDDAIWQQAEFHSDFLQRLPDEGAQPLEKTEVAVVYDEHTLYVGARFYCDNPEQLRMHLERRDNQGPAEQFIVSIDSYYDRRTGFGFGVNTSGVRFDRYYPEDSEGGADYSFNPVWHAHTSVDDKGWIAEIAVPFSQLRFTAKQEQVWGINFNRWIPERNEDSYWVYTPREEAGFVSRFGDLTGIVGIKPSKRIEILPYFASDASFVDGDFTGNPFEDGKDLDPRIGGDLKMGIGPNLTLDATFNPDFGQVEADPAVINLSAFETVYSEKRPFFTEGGLLLEGNGPSYFYSRRVGGPPRDNGIGDIVHQPSNSTILGASKITGKLKSGTSIGFLTALTQREYAQNYDRETDSTYKTQIEPMTLYSVARVEQQFGKERSTVGISLTSVGRDLNGVGRLEDRLRKSAITGGADWRLKFKQGLYELYGHSGFSHIRGSKSAIRRAQQSSARYFQRPDADYIEFDSTRTSLTGYASQIGLKKSGGKHWVWDLSFNAESPNFELNDAGVLGQADDLDASMYVGYQENKPGKVFRSYYVEAFGYANWNYGGNRQFSEGGLFSEFTLPNYVSFDWTVKRQFPGQDDARTRGGPSMQNEAGYSTNLGINTNFTGTTVFSASFNYGVDELDGWLWSWGTSMSTRIGNRMEFAVNPSYTREDQPRQYVTSVAGHGGGEGTYGVRYVLSRIARTTISATIRMNYYFTSNFSLEVYAEPYAANGKFHQHGELVKARSHDLRYYESSEGSSIELIEDDDTGDKYYQVTDGAESFTLPFLDFGARSFRSNVVMRWEFHPGSTIYLVWQRNLGEDKDIGKTVSPSALFDSFGAQGEDFVAFKIAYWIPIS